Proteins encoded together in one Bactrocera neohumeralis isolate Rockhampton chromosome 4, APGP_CSIRO_Bneo_wtdbg2-racon-allhic-juicebox.fasta_v2, whole genome shotgun sequence window:
- the LOC126755833 gene encoding uncharacterized protein LOC126755833 yields the protein MKLGEVSLRKEEQRLYGIGKGELTTMDNFITEVTVQAVTVEVKCEVVKVQDISYAAMLGNDILKEVDLVFSNGRVGFRKPNTVREKCEDTGANELAVKSVGDETEISVSERVSAEQVCEDQVVPEVLGKEVGRECSQVGDETEISASERVSAEQVCEDQVVPEVLGKKVGRKCSQVGDETEISASERGSAEQMCGYKVSPEVPGKEVDAKEKDRVCRGKGFNDESESKFLGEKEKQLDNESDKVELSHLADFDAAFAKTLINKYQPQEPMNVPVQMKLILTNGRPEYQRPSRVSYEDQRYLDDQVGKVLKEGIILGSTSEYNGVVQHRSRTRMRHVHALSRVYCLLIEVEELNTQRDLISGNHLSECQIVDANCELRSRCGRKLDDMEGQNNNQQQMEKMEIVIRQQEKAIQGHSIRRLNSEYRVEEQGRNTTEHSTRRTNPEYRIAEQERDTIGHSIRRLNP from the exons ATGAAGCTGGGAGAAGTTAGTCTCAGAAAGGAGGAACAACGGCTTTATGGAATAGGAAAAGGCGAGCTTACAACAATGGATAACTTTATAACAGAGGTGACTGTACAAGCTGTGACAGTGGAAGTCAAGTGTGAGGTAGTAAAAGTGCAAGATATATCCTACGCGGCAATGTTGGGAAACGATATACTTAAAGAAGTGGATTTGGTGTTTAGTAACGGCAGGGTAGGATTTAGAAAACCTAATACGGTTAGGGAAAAGTGTGAAGACACGGGTGCCAATGAGTTGGCGGTTAAAAGTGTGGGCGATGAAACTGAAATCTCAGTGAGTGAGAGGGTTTCTGCCGAGCAAGTGTGCGAAGATCAGGTTGTTCCGGAAGTGTTAGGGAAAGAAGTTGGAAGGGAATGTAGTCAAGTGGGCGATGAAACTGAAATCTCAGCGAGTGAGAGGGTTTCTGCCGAGCAAGTGTGCGAAGATCAG GTTGTTCCGGAAGTGTTAGGGAAAAAAGTTGGAAGGAAATGTAGTCAAGTGGGCGATGAAACTGAAATCTCAGCGAGTGAGAGGGGTTCTGCCGAACAAATGTGCGGATATAAGGTTAGTCCGGAAGTGCCGGGGAAAGAAGTAGATGCAAAGGAAAAGGACAGGGTATGTCGTGGCAAAGGCTTCAATGATGAGAGTGAATCTAAATTTTTGGGTGAAAAAGAGAAGCAATTGGATAATGAATCGGATAAGGTAGAGTTGTCACATTTGGCAGATTTTGACGCAGCGTTCGCCAAAACGTTGATAAACAAATATCAGCCTCAGGAACCGATGAATGTGCCAGTTCAAATGAAGTTAATTTTGACAAACGGGAGACCGGAGTATCAACGGCCTAGTCGAGTGTCATACGAAGATCAAAGATACCTAGATGATCAAGTTGGGAAAGTGCTTAAAGAGGGGATTATTCTAGGTAGCACGTCGGAGTACAATGGTGTAGTCCAGCATAGGTCACGAACGCGGATGAGACATGTGCACGCATTAAGTCGCGTATATTGTTTACTAATAGAGGTTGAAGAGTTAAATACTCAGCGCGACTTA ATAAGTGGCAACCACTTGTCCGAATGTCAAATAGTGGATGCCAACTGTGAATTACGATCTCGTTGTGGGCG GAAACTAGATGATATGGAAGGACAAAataacaaccaacaacaaatggAAAAAATGGAGATTGTAATAAGGCAACAAGAGAAAGCAATACAGGGACACTCAATTAGGCGTTTGAATTCGGAGTATAGAGTTGAGGAGCAGGGACGCAACACCACGGAACACTCCACCAGACGAACAAATCCAGAATATAGAATAGCGGAGCAGGAGCGCGACACAATAGGACATTCAATCAGGCGCTTGAATCCTTAA